The Sebastes umbrosus isolate fSebUmb1 chromosome 24, fSebUmb1.pri, whole genome shotgun sequence genome contains the following window.
aattgtcagattaatcaataatgaaagttATTTGGGTTTTcgtgtcaactttgacagccttaatataataaaaaaaaaaaacagctccacAACTTGTACTGTGAGCCTGAAGCCTGGGGCACACTGCCCGCTTCAGGCTCACCTGACGGCAGCGTCGCGTCGTAGCCGCGTGAtgcccacctagggtgttcacactagacgcgagttagCTGCCTGTCGGGAGCGTGTCTGCTACccgtcagctgtgtttctgatgctgctgtcagccctttctttctacatagagtttgccttttaatggccatttaacttcatgataaatataatttatatttattttagacagagaaaggttcagaaacgtgtggtaattagtaaataatagtaataatccacaattaaaactcagtACTGTaatcatttatgatgctttccaactctctgcttgttccacatcactgtccggcacatatttcagaataaaagcctcgtgttaacaaatgaagggattctgcctatagaaaaaacgcctgagggcttttattttgaaatgaaagcaggaagtgttgatttaaaaacaagtttacttaactttacttttttttcatctccgtaacatattctacagataaacctcgaaactgcagtaaagtcttgctggtatgaagttaatataaagtcactagatcactttcactgtctgtgacatattctacagatgtctagacatggaaactgtagtaatcttgctggtatgatgttcatatacagtcactagatcaccttcactgtctgttgctgctgggacacgcagcCGAGAGGCGAGCGgctcgcgtgtaaaataggcgacccttctattctataaaatagacgcgcgtctgacgtgcgtctcatgcgggcagtgtgtccactctaacctgttaacatggacgctgaaataaaaaaacaacacgcgacGCTGCCGTCACGCGAGCATGAAGCGGGCAGTGTGCTCCAGGCTTGAGATGTTTTACCTGCATTAGGTAGTAGTAGATGCCCGCCAGGCCGTGGGCGGCGCCGACGTACTGCTCCTGGTACCACTCGTACATCAGAGGGCTGTGGTTCTGCACCCTGAACTTCCTGCTGAGGTGTTCGCCGGACACCAGCACGGCCTCACTGATCTAAAGGGGGGAAATAACACATCCCGCCTCACAAACACACCAAATCTGTACAATAGAAAGACATCAATGGAGATAATTTAGAGCGATTGGACATCAATATGTGCAAGAGCGAGCAAATTGGCGCTAAAATCAAGATTGCTGGGGGCAGCAACCGAGAAGTTAGAGAAGCAGGATTAGAACCTGAAAATCTACTAATAGTGTTATTtcaattaattacattttttcataTGAAGTTCATGCATTTCCCTCCCCAACTCTTTTATCCCATTAGGTTCCTCTTTGGTTACTGTATGAGATCTCTGGACTGACTAAGAAGTCATGGATGATCAGTCAGCCTGTCCGGGATAAAAACATCCTTCAGTCGCGGTGCTTGGAAGTGCAGGTTTTTGTCACTTCTGACCCACCTGCTGGATGTACTGCAGTGGGATCCTGTCCTGCCCGAGCTGCTGGTTGATGAAGACGAGGGAGTAGAGGTAGCCCATCCGTCCGTAGAGCAGCTCGTCAGGCAGCCCGCCTGCACCTTTGACCACGTTCTGGTGAAACTGCAGCAGTCTGGGAGAGAAGCACAGAATTCGGGAATCAGGACGACATTTGTCATGACCGACTATTGCATCAATTAACTATTAACTATCCAACTAACTGACCTATTACTGTGTACaattaatagtaaaataaatgtggaattaTGTAATTTTAAGATGCTTTttaactaaaatgtgttttacaagTAGCAAACTTCTTTAAGGAATACTAACTAATGTTAGCGAGTGTCGGTGTGTgatagagagcgagagagatggAGCGAGGGAGCGTGTGTGACAGACTGACATCGAGTATGAAGATAACCGTGAAGCTGTGAGCGTAGCAGcgcagtgtgtgtacatgtttaggctgtcggtgaataaatgctacaactcctcaagacacaagccgagttcctgtgtcttgtagGGTTTTTCCATACGTGACTCGGCGCGTCAGCCGAGCACAGGGATTTACGTCTCCATTACAACAGGGCTACCTGCTTGAGGGTGTGTGTAACCATGGCTGCGACTAGTGGTCAAAGGAGCGGCTGTAAAACGGTGattaacacatttcatttcctatatTCTTCACAATAGAAGTCCCCCATTATTTggttatttaaaagcttttattatgaagccgcaaaatcaggaaatgtttttttatcagcAGCAACTTAACACGAcggttaatcggttaaaatgcttaatgtcggttaacggttaattatgaacatccctagTAGGAATCTATAAAAAAATCATTCTTGAATGTGACATAAGATTTGATCCGGATCAATTAATCACAAGCCTGTAATATGGAACATGAgaagcaagaaagaaaaaagaaggaagTTACATATCTGAGAAACCTAATATCTAAGCAAATACCTGTTAGGCATATCTATTTGTTCTACACTGACCTGTTGATGCACTCGTCGGTCTCCTGCACCCTCTGCAGGCGATGGTAGACCACAGCAGCGACAGCCAGGGGCCCTGCATCCCCGCACAGGAAGGTGACGTCGTGGCGTCGGGTCAAAGACTTCAGACTGCGGCTGACGTATTCTAGAGCTCTCTGGAGTAAGGAGGAGTCCCTGAACACGTTGTGGAGATGCAGGTAGAGCAGAGCAATGCCTGTGGAGCAGACGGATACAGGTTATGTTATCGTTGCAAACAAACCAAGAAATGTGTTCTGTTTCAAACCGTAACTGAAGAAAGGCTGCACATCTGGTATCCTACAGAATAATCTACATGCACAACACTGAAGAATGAAAGCATAACGACTGAAACTGAAATGTTGTAAAATCAAAGCAGAGCTGAAACAATACGTTTTTTCATCagttaaaagaaaattaaagtaTCTTGATTACGGTTTAATCATTTCTATACTTTCTTAAGCAAAATGCCCAAATTTATCTGGTTCCAGCTccttcaatttaaatattttctggaTTTATTGGTCATCTATGATTATAAactaaatactaaaataaataataactaaatatTTGGGTTTTTGACTGTTTGGctggacaaaaaaaaggcaTATGAATAAGCCAATTTTGggctgaaaatgtaaaaaaaaatgatcaaacgTTCAATTGAGGGAGGTGAATGATGAATATTATCAGTAGCTTTTAGTACTAACAATTAtcttcattgtcgattaatctgttgattattttatcgattaattgattagttgtttggtctataaaaatgtcagaaaatggttaaaaatgttgatcagtgtttcccaaagcccaacatgacgtcctcaaatttcttgttttgtccacaactcaaagatattaagtttaccgtcatagaggagtaaagaaaccagaaaatattcacatttaagaagctgcaaacagagaatttacttttattttcttaaaaaattactcaaaccaattaatcgattatcaaaatagttggccaTTAATTAGATAGTTGGCAACTAATGGATTCAAATTGTTGTAAACTAAAATAACTTGTATGTCTAATCTCTTCAACTGCAAAATCAGTAACCTTTTAGCTAAATGGAAAAGTTTCAGATGCCTCAGTGAATCATGTTTTCTAATGTCGAGTACGACCCTCAGTTTGTTAACTGTGAAGAAAAATCGTACCTTTAACTAGAGCTGTCACAGTTagcgcaataataacgcaaattacgcaaataattttcattaatgcaacttgtgatgtttaggttgtggcgggctcagtcttaaagctagtgtgaaaatactggtatcatatgaagagaaaaacctaaagatactagcttgtcaagaaggaggttaaataacgctccaaacttgcgctaaattgtggtgaggaaaaactggcatggccatttttaaaggggtctcttgatctctgacctcaagatatgtgaatgaaaatgggttctatgggtacccacgagtctcccctttacagacatgcccactttatgataatcacatgcagtttgagggcaagtcatagtcaagtcagcacactggcagctgttgttgcctgtttggcttgagttatgatttgaacatatttttttgagggtttctggacattatttgtcattgttatctgttgttaattgatttccaataataaatatatatataaatttgcataaagtagcatatttgcccactcctatgttgataagattattaaagaCTTGACAAATCCAAAATTTTGGGACCCACTTTGGGCTCAATGATGAATTAgatttgagtgtgtgtctgtaaaaTATAGAACTTCTACTTAattgtaatgatgatgatggcttgGCATTTTGATCTTGTTGTTTGAGTTGCTGTTAGTAAATTAACCAAgcagtgtttttaatgtgtaactttATATACTTATGATCGTGTGCCATGTGATCATTTATGCTAAGATTATTAGTGTTTTCCTTCAATAGTGATGTATGTTTGATGTTCTTTGTTTgacatgtatttttcttctcttctcttcctgtttttttcatggtgcactggatatgtgatgatgtcacttcctcaaCCAATAGGGATGGCAGACACGTCCAATCATCCAATCAAATTGATTTAGTGGTGTTTAAAAGAACACACACCACCATTTTATCTTcttaatgtcctgatgaaggtccttaTTGAACGAAATGTTGACTAATAAAGcaaagaaaagtgtgtgcgggagcaagtcatttttttaaaaaaatacatattgggggggatctactcccagcaccacaaacaattttgagaatgtgcatgttttcctctacttgaattatgatttaaacatattttttatgctaaatgcaatacctgtgagggtttctggacaatatttgtcattgttttgtgttgttaattgatttccagtaaagaatatatacatacatttgcataaagcagcatatttgcccactcccatgttgataagagtattaaatacttgacaaatccccctttaaggtataaaaaatgtttgattaatcacaattaactatggataatcctGCGATTaatgattaaatattaaaatcgattgacagccctagcattattacacacaaaatcattttctcaataaaagagggaaaaaaggtGTCAGCGATGAGCATCACAATGATATATGTGCAGCCTTATTACTCAACATTACATGGGACATACAGTCCACATGAATGCAATCAGAGCATATTCTGCCACGTTGTAACAAGATGTGTTAATGGTGTCATCACCTGCCCAGCCGGTGTAACTGGTGCAATCTCTTGGGTCAGCAGACTTCAGCCCGTTTTCCATGACAGCCAACAGCTCGCTGATCTTGCTGCTCAGCCTTTGGGCAAACTCTGCTGTGAGCTGAAAAGGGGAAAGGACAGAAAAACGTGTTAAATGATGGAGGAATGATGGAGGAATACTGcaatcacatgcacacacacacatagtatgCTTTTTACCTTCCCCTGGCAGTCAAACAACGCCTGTGTGGACGCTGGGTTCCCATCATAGTCATGATATGGATTCCTCCAGGCTCTTGTGTCCATCTTTTCACACCGCTCGGgtcactgctgctctgctaaAGATATCTGGGCCAGAAAATGAGGGATTATCTGCAGAGATGATGAGAGATGATGAGGGCATATGAGGATCAGGAGACTGGAGAAGCGAGTGAGAGTAAAGATAGTGAGCTATCTGTCTTTATAAGAGAGAATAAGCGCAGTAAAGCTCTCTAGCAGAGCTACATTACACCCACACACGCAACATAATGACAGCTTAgcttagctagttagcttagctgcTAAAGCtacagctaacggctaacgcTCGCTAGTGGCAACTTAGTGTCGCAATAGCACAATATAACATACAATATTTAACACATTACATATTAGAAATATATCGTTTGTAGTTCAGTTGATGCGTTAGAGGATGAAAACAGGGAGAAAACGTTGTGATGTACCGTTACCTCGGTCCTGCACTGTTGATGTTGAATCTTCTTCTTTTGTATGATGCTGGGGGATGCTGGGTTGTACCGTTAGCTGgcgcgctgctgctgctgctgacacctGCTGCTGCGGAGGCGGTACTGCACCTCGTAGAAATAAAGGAGAAACTCCTAGTGGACAAAATGCTCTGAACATGATGAACAAAATAACAcataataaagacaaaaaatgttaataaattaattaataaaaaataaataaaaataaaaatgataaaccTGTAAAATATGAATACCTTTGCAAACTACATAAACTGCATATTCTAAGTACATGAATAACAAAGGCATGAataacaaagacacaaaataaagacaacaaatgttaataaataaattaataaaaaataaataaaaatgataaaccTGTAAAATATTAATACCTTTGCAAACTACATAAACTGCATATTCTAAGTACATGAATAACAAAGGCATGAataacaaagacacaaaataaagacaacaaatgttaataaataaattaataaaaaataaataaaaatgataaaccTGTAAAATATTAATACCTTTGCAAACTACATAAACTGCATATCCTAAGTACATGAATAACAAAGGCATGAataacaaagacacaaaataaagacaaaaaatgta
Protein-coding sequences here:
- the lancl1 gene encoding glutathione S-transferase LANCL1; this translates as MDTRAWRNPYHDYDGNPASTQALFDCQGKLTAEFAQRLSSKISELLAVMENGLKSADPRDCTSYTGWAGIALLYLHLHNVFRDSSLLQRALEYVSRSLKSLTRRHDVTFLCGDAGPLAVAAVVYHRLQRVQETDECINRLLQFHQNVVKGAGGLPDELLYGRMGYLYSLVFINQQLGQDRIPLQYIQQISEAVLVSGEHLSRKFRVQNHSPLMYEWYQEQYVGAAHGLAGIYYYLMQPGFVCVEEYVHRLVKPSVDHVCRLKFPTGNYPPCIGDDRDLLVHWCHGSPGVVYMLLQAYRAFGVPQYLEDALQCGEVVWHCGLLKKGYGLCHGAAGNAYTFLALYRLTQDPKHLYRACMFADWCMNYGKHGCRTPDTPFSLFEGMAGTIYFLADILQPMKARFPCFEV